One genomic region from Polynucleobacter sp. MWH-P3-07-1 encodes:
- the secD gene encoding protein translocase subunit SecD, with translation MNRYPLWKYIVIVVALLIGGLYSIPNFFGEAPAVQVSSAKPTIKVDLATESKVESILSNASISSTGLFFENANNVGSIKIRFADTDTQLRARDLLQQKLNSDQNDPNFTVALNLLSNTPGWLNAINALPMPLGLDLRGGVYFLLQVDMKGAVQKKITSLAGDIRSQLRDKNIRHQGIDRGAESIAINFSNRDDADAARSLLLNSEPELDWQIKSSGGNAQLLGEFKPNALKTVQDNAVKQNIITLNKRVNELAVKEPVIQQQGAERIVVQLPGVQDTARAKDIIGRTATLESRLADPITPSIGLGESAPPGMDVFRFGENRYGVFKKSVIFSGESITDASAGFDQNQRPAVNISLDATGGRVMQEVTRENIGKPMGMILFEKGKGEVLTIATIQGEFGSKFQITGQPTTASANDLALLLRAGSLAAPMEIIEERTIGPSLGAENIEKGFKSLLIGFTAIAIFMMAYYLLFGTFSVLALGVNLLLLISVLSMLQATLTLPGIAAMALALGMAIDSNVLINERIREELRNGTAPQTAIALGFDKAWATILDSNVTTLIAGLALLAFGSGPIKGFAIVHCLGILTSMFSAVFFSRGIVNLWYGRHKKVQKLAIGQVWRPKEK, from the coding sequence ATGAATCGCTACCCTCTCTGGAAATATATTGTCATCGTCGTTGCATTACTGATCGGCGGACTATATTCAATCCCCAACTTTTTCGGAGAGGCTCCAGCGGTTCAAGTCTCATCTGCCAAACCAACCATCAAGGTCGATCTGGCAACAGAGTCCAAAGTTGAAAGCATTCTGAGTAATGCGAGCATTAGTAGCACCGGCCTCTTCTTTGAGAATGCCAATAATGTAGGCTCAATCAAGATCCGCTTTGCCGATACCGATACTCAATTGCGTGCTCGAGATCTGTTGCAACAAAAACTCAATAGCGATCAAAATGATCCTAACTTTACAGTTGCCCTCAATCTCTTATCCAATACCCCCGGCTGGTTAAATGCGATCAACGCCCTACCAATGCCATTAGGTCTTGATTTGCGGGGTGGCGTCTACTTTCTGCTGCAAGTAGACATGAAGGGTGCAGTCCAGAAGAAAATAACTTCCCTAGCGGGCGATATTCGGAGTCAATTGCGCGATAAAAATATTCGCCATCAAGGTATTGATCGTGGCGCAGAATCGATTGCAATCAATTTTAGCAACCGCGATGATGCAGATGCAGCCCGCTCGCTTCTATTGAATAGCGAACCAGAATTGGATTGGCAAATCAAATCGTCTGGCGGTAACGCTCAATTGCTTGGTGAGTTCAAACCGAATGCCTTGAAGACTGTGCAAGATAACGCAGTCAAACAAAATATTATTACTTTGAATAAACGCGTGAATGAGCTGGCTGTTAAGGAGCCCGTGATTCAACAGCAAGGTGCTGAGCGAATTGTTGTTCAACTCCCAGGTGTACAAGATACCGCGCGCGCTAAGGACATTATTGGGCGTACAGCTACCCTAGAGTCTCGTTTGGCTGACCCTATTACTCCATCTATTGGCCTTGGAGAATCTGCCCCTCCCGGTATGGATGTGTTCCGCTTTGGCGAAAATCGGTATGGCGTATTTAAGAAATCCGTCATCTTTAGTGGCGAAAGCATTACTGACGCTAGCGCTGGTTTTGATCAAAATCAGCGACCTGCTGTCAATATCTCGCTTGATGCCACTGGCGGCCGAGTCATGCAAGAAGTGACTCGTGAAAATATTGGCAAGCCCATGGGCATGATTCTGTTTGAAAAGGGTAAAGGTGAGGTGCTGACCATAGCCACCATTCAAGGAGAATTTGGTTCCAAGTTTCAGATTACCGGGCAACCCACCACTGCCAGCGCTAATGACTTAGCGCTATTGCTCCGCGCTGGCTCCTTGGCCGCTCCAATGGAAATTATTGAAGAGCGCACCATTGGACCAAGCCTTGGGGCAGAAAACATTGAGAAAGGCTTCAAATCTTTACTCATTGGATTTACCGCCATCGCTATTTTCATGATGGCTTACTACTTACTGTTTGGCACTTTCTCCGTATTGGCGTTGGGGGTCAATTTATTGCTTTTGATTTCTGTGCTTTCGATGCTGCAAGCTACTCTCACCCTACCAGGCATTGCCGCTATGGCCCTAGCTTTAGGTATGGCAATTGACTCGAACGTGCTGATCAATGAACGTATTCGAGAAGAGCTGCGCAACGGTACGGCTCCACAAACCGCAATTGCCCTCGGCTTTGATAAGGCCTGGGCTACCATTCTCGACTCCAACGTCACCACCTTAATTGCCGGTCTGGCTTTATTGGCGTTTGGCTCTGGTCCTATCAAAGGTTTTGCTATTGTCCACTGCTTAGGTATTTTGACTTCGATGTTCTCTGCGGTTTTCTTCTCACGCGGAATCGTGAACCTCTGGTACGGCAGACATAAGAAGGTTCAAAAACTCGCCATCGGCCAAGTCTGGCGCCCAAAGGAGAAATAA
- the secF gene encoding protein translocase subunit SecF, protein MEFFRIQKDIPFMRHALVLNIISLITFLAAVFFLWHNGLHLSIEFTGGTVMEVSYPQAAPLDLIRDRVQKLGYNDTQIQNFGSSRDVMIRLPIQKDADGKVIASADQSTAVMKALDPASSGAKLQRVEFVGPQVGQELALDGLKALVFVIIGIVLYLSFRFEWKFALAGIIANLHDVVIILGFFACFHWEFSLSVLAAVLAVLGYSVNESVVIFDRIRENFRKYRKMNTREIIDNAITSTISRTMITHGSTEMMVLAMLIFGGPTLFYFALALTIGILFGIYSSVFVAAALAMWLGVTREDLIKGDRKPDDTSRKDDPNFGARV, encoded by the coding sequence ATGGAATTTTTCCGAATCCAAAAAGACATCCCCTTCATGCGCCATGCTTTGGTGCTGAACATTATTTCTTTGATTACTTTTTTGGCTGCAGTCTTTTTCTTATGGCATAACGGCCTCCATCTCTCCATCGAATTTACTGGTGGCACCGTCATGGAAGTGAGCTATCCACAAGCTGCCCCTCTTGATTTAATTAGAGATCGTGTTCAAAAACTGGGTTACAACGACACCCAAATCCAAAACTTTGGTAGCTCACGCGATGTCATGATTCGCTTGCCTATTCAAAAGGATGCTGATGGCAAAGTTATTGCTTCTGCCGATCAAAGTACCGCGGTAATGAAAGCCCTTGATCCAGCAAGTTCTGGCGCTAAATTACAAAGGGTGGAGTTTGTTGGTCCCCAAGTAGGTCAAGAACTTGCGCTTGATGGTTTGAAAGCATTGGTGTTTGTGATCATTGGGATTGTGCTTTACCTATCATTCCGCTTCGAGTGGAAGTTTGCCCTTGCCGGCATCATCGCGAACTTGCACGACGTTGTCATTATTTTGGGCTTCTTTGCTTGCTTCCATTGGGAGTTCTCACTGTCAGTCTTGGCTGCAGTTCTGGCGGTTCTTGGTTACTCAGTAAATGAGTCCGTCGTGATCTTTGACCGAATTCGGGAAAATTTCCGCAAATATCGCAAGATGAATACACGCGAGATTATTGACAATGCGATTACCAGCACGATCAGCCGCACTATGATCACCCACGGCAGCACCGAGATGATGGTGTTAGCTATGCTGATCTTTGGTGGTCCAACCCTCTTCTACTTTGCACTGGCTTTAACCATCGGTATTTTGTTTGGTATCTATTCCTCTGTTTTCGTGGCTGCCGCCTTAGCAATGTGGCTTGGCGTCACCCGCGAAGATCTGATCAAAGGTGATCGCAAGCCTGATGACACTTCTCGCAAAGATGATCCTAATTTTGGGGCCAGGGTTTAG
- the yajC gene encoding preprotein translocase subunit YajC, whose translation MWISNAFAQAAAGGSESGGLMSFLPLILMFVVLYFIMIRPQMKRQKETKAMLEALAIGDEVVTVGGIVGKVSALKDQFISVEIAAGTEVQMQKGAITTVLPKGTLKSA comes from the coding sequence ATGTGGATTAGCAATGCTTTTGCCCAAGCTGCGGCTGGCGGTTCTGAGTCTGGTGGCCTAATGAGCTTCCTTCCCTTGATTTTGATGTTTGTTGTTTTGTACTTCATCATGATTCGTCCTCAAATGAAGCGCCAAAAAGAAACTAAGGCAATGCTCGAAGCATTAGCGATTGGTGATGAAGTGGTTACTGTTGGCGGCATCGTAGGCAAAGTAAGCGCTCTGAAAGATCAATTTATCAGTGTTGAAATTGCCGCAGGCACAGAAGTACAAATGCAAAAAGGTGCAATTACTACCGTCTTGCCAAAAGGCACACTCAAGTCCGCTTAA
- the tgt gene encoding tRNA guanosine(34) transglycosylase Tgt yields the protein MTNPIQFSVSARDSQSLARVGQLDLPHGSVQTPIFMPVGTYGTVKAMTPRDLEEAHAQIILGNTFHLWLRPGLDVIKKHGGLHRFMAWDKPILTDSGGFQVFSLGALRKISEEGVTFASPINGDKLFMSPEVSMEIQAVLNSDIAMQFDECTPYESHGKATTEKTAQQSLELSLRWGERSIKRFRELETGNGLFGIVQGGMFESLRELSLAGVSEQGFDGIAIGGLSVGEPKPEFERILNFTAPKLPAHLPHYLMGVGTPEDLILAVSLGIDMFDCVMPTRNARNGWLFTRFGDLKLRNSGYKDDDRPLDPTCTCYTCKHFTRSYLNHLQKANEILGSQLNTIHNLTYYLQLMTEVREAISQDRFQAYREEFHRNRQRGVEPGQD from the coding sequence ATGACAAACCCTATTCAATTCAGCGTATCTGCGCGTGACTCCCAAAGCCTAGCTCGCGTAGGCCAACTCGATCTGCCGCATGGTAGTGTGCAAACGCCAATCTTCATGCCAGTCGGCACTTATGGGACGGTCAAAGCAATGACCCCGCGTGATCTGGAAGAAGCGCATGCACAGATCATTTTGGGCAATACGTTTCATCTTTGGCTCCGACCCGGCTTAGATGTCATCAAAAAACATGGTGGCCTGCATCGCTTTATGGCTTGGGATAAGCCCATCTTGACCGATTCAGGAGGCTTTCAAGTATTTAGCTTGGGCGCCCTGAGAAAAATATCAGAAGAAGGAGTGACCTTTGCTTCTCCTATCAACGGTGACAAATTATTTATGTCTCCTGAAGTTTCCATGGAAATACAGGCTGTTTTAAACAGTGACATCGCTATGCAGTTTGATGAGTGCACTCCTTATGAAAGTCATGGCAAGGCTACTACTGAAAAAACGGCGCAACAATCTCTTGAACTCTCTTTGCGTTGGGGCGAACGCTCCATTAAGCGCTTCAGAGAATTAGAAACGGGCAATGGCTTATTCGGTATTGTGCAAGGCGGTATGTTTGAGAGTCTGCGAGAACTTTCTTTGGCAGGGGTTAGCGAGCAAGGCTTTGATGGGATCGCTATCGGCGGTCTATCGGTTGGCGAACCCAAACCAGAATTTGAGCGCATTCTTAATTTCACAGCGCCCAAGTTGCCCGCCCATCTTCCCCATTACCTCATGGGGGTGGGTACACCGGAAGACCTTATTCTGGCTGTTAGCCTGGGTATCGATATGTTCGATTGCGTGATGCCCACGCGTAATGCACGCAACGGCTGGCTATTTACCCGTTTTGGCGATCTTAAATTACGTAATTCTGGCTATAAGGACGATGATCGCCCCCTTGACCCAACCTGCACCTGTTATACCTGCAAGCATTTCACCCGCTCCTATTTGAATCATCTTCAAAAAGCGAATGAAATCCTGGGGTCTCAGCTCAATACGATCCATAACCTGACCTACTACCTTCAGCTCATGACCGAAGTCAGAGAGGCGATTAGCCAAGACCGCTTTCAGGCCTATCGTGAAGAATTCCACCGCAATCGCCAGCGGGGTGTGGAGCCCGGGCAAGACTAG
- the recG gene encoding ATP-dependent DNA helicase RecG: MTKTVPPALQKMGLDSPMALVLHLPMRYEDETELLTIEEALQLGRFRSVQTQGVVIRSQVLFRPRRQLVVTIEDAGEVLQLRFLNFYPSQQKQMAVGAHVRVRGEIREGFQGPEMVHPTVRAVAPEAPLPKSLTPVYPASAGVTQTVLRKAIANALKNPSTQDLLAEFLPSALLAELLPSHQWPNLQDAITLLHQPPSDADTLSLLDRSHLAWRRVQFEELLAQQISLKRAHSIRQKRRAPAVHAVTESSSKKSIELGLLARLSFKLTSAQKRVWTEIGHDLSRGFPMNRLLQGDVGSGKTVIAALAAARTIDNGYQAAIMAPTEILAEQHFLKMQEWFEPLGIKVVWLSGSLKTKEKKLAQDLVESGEAQLIVGTHALIQESVHFAKLGLAVIDEQHRFGVRQRLEIQQRIGSELFYCHQMMMSATPIPRTLAMTYYADLDVSVIDELPPGRKPIITKVLKATRRNEVIDGVKEWLAKGLQAYWVCPLIEESEALQLQTAVESAEQLTIALPNFKVGLVHGRMKSDEKAAVMAAFKANEIQLLVATTVIEVGVDVPNAALMVIEHAERFGYAQIHQLRGRVGRGSADSVCILMYAEPLSLAAKERLQTLREISDGFVIAERDLSLRGPGELLGARQSGDAMLRFVDLQRDAWLIELAQQAAERLLAEHPNLVEKQLARWLGARAEFLKA, encoded by the coding sequence ATGACTAAGACTGTACCTCCAGCACTCCAAAAAATGGGTTTAGACAGCCCTATGGCGCTTGTTTTGCATCTTCCCATGCGCTATGAGGATGAAACTGAGCTCCTGACAATTGAGGAGGCTCTGCAACTAGGACGCTTTCGTTCAGTGCAAACCCAGGGTGTAGTGATTCGAAGTCAGGTCTTGTTTAGACCCAGAAGACAGCTGGTAGTCACGATTGAAGATGCGGGGGAGGTTTTACAACTTCGTTTCCTCAATTTTTATCCTAGCCAACAAAAGCAAATGGCAGTTGGCGCTCACGTCCGAGTTCGGGGTGAAATCCGAGAGGGATTTCAGGGGCCTGAAATGGTGCACCCCACCGTTCGAGCAGTTGCCCCTGAAGCCCCGCTACCAAAAAGTTTGACCCCAGTGTATCCAGCGAGTGCAGGCGTGACTCAGACAGTGCTGCGCAAAGCCATTGCTAATGCTTTAAAAAATCCAAGCACTCAAGACCTCCTTGCAGAGTTTTTGCCGAGCGCACTATTGGCCGAGCTATTGCCCAGTCATCAGTGGCCTAATCTACAAGATGCAATTACCTTATTGCATCAACCTCCATCAGATGCGGATACCTTGTCTTTATTGGATCGCAGCCATTTAGCCTGGCGGCGTGTTCAATTTGAAGAATTGCTGGCGCAGCAGATCTCCTTAAAGCGCGCGCATTCAATACGGCAAAAAAGACGAGCTCCAGCAGTTCATGCCGTAACAGAATCGAGTTCTAAAAAAAGTATTGAGTTAGGTTTATTAGCGCGTTTGTCATTCAAGCTGACCTCAGCACAAAAGCGAGTGTGGACTGAGATTGGCCATGACCTATCACGTGGTTTTCCGATGAACCGTTTATTACAAGGTGATGTTGGTAGTGGCAAGACGGTGATTGCCGCGCTGGCAGCTGCAAGGACTATCGATAATGGATACCAAGCGGCCATCATGGCCCCGACCGAAATTTTGGCTGAGCAACATTTTCTGAAAATGCAGGAATGGTTTGAGCCACTAGGTATCAAAGTAGTTTGGCTCTCGGGTAGCCTTAAAACAAAAGAAAAAAAACTGGCTCAGGACTTAGTTGAGAGTGGTGAGGCGCAACTGATTGTCGGGACTCATGCCCTGATTCAAGAATCAGTACATTTTGCAAAACTTGGCCTAGCAGTGATTGATGAGCAGCATCGTTTTGGAGTAAGACAGCGGCTAGAAATTCAGCAACGGATTGGTTCTGAATTGTTCTATTGCCACCAGATGATGATGTCGGCTACCCCAATTCCGCGCACACTCGCAATGACCTATTACGCCGACCTCGATGTTTCTGTGATAGACGAGCTGCCACCCGGACGCAAACCAATCATTACCAAAGTACTCAAGGCCACCCGTCGCAATGAGGTCATTGACGGTGTGAAAGAGTGGCTAGCGAAAGGTCTGCAAGCTTATTGGGTATGTCCTTTGATTGAGGAGTCCGAGGCCTTGCAATTACAAACGGCAGTTGAGAGCGCTGAGCAGCTGACTATAGCGTTACCAAACTTTAAGGTGGGTCTAGTTCATGGTCGTATGAAGAGTGATGAAAAAGCAGCCGTTATGGCCGCTTTCAAGGCCAATGAAATCCAGCTTTTAGTAGCTACTACCGTGATTGAGGTGGGGGTCGATGTCCCAAATGCGGCTTTGATGGTGATTGAGCATGCGGAGCGATTTGGCTATGCGCAAATTCATCAACTACGAGGACGTGTGGGCCGTGGCTCTGCGGATTCAGTTTGTATTCTGATGTATGCAGAGCCCTTATCTTTGGCTGCTAAAGAGCGCTTACAAACTTTAAGAGAAATATCCGATGGCTTTGTGATTGCTGAACGAGATTTATCATTGCGGGGGCCTGGTGAATTATTGGGGGCTCGACAATCCGGAGATGCCATGTTGCGCTTTGTGGATCTTCAAAGAGATGCTTGGTTGATAGAATTAGCTCAGCAAGCGGCGGAGCGCTTACTGGCAGAGCACCCCAATTTGGTGGAAAAACAATTGGCCAGATGGCTGGGAGCACGCGCCGAATTTTTAAAGGCCTGA
- the queA gene encoding tRNA preQ1(34) S-adenosylmethionine ribosyltransferase-isomerase QueA codes for MQLSDFNYDLPDRLIAQNPLAERTASRLLEVQAGNLIDRQFLEILELLKPGDLLIMNDTKVIPARLHGKKPTGGAIELLIERITSTQRAWVQIRASKVPKLNTSIQIHNRQGESFEAKVLAYDGRFFEIEFPKDLLDLLDQFGELPLPPYIEHQPNQVDSNRYQTVLAKNPGAVAAPTAGLHFDEAILTKLKGRGIEQATITLHVGAGTFTPVREENLSLHKMHSEWYSIPEATLQAIKKTRDAGGRIVAVGTTSLRTLESFAISQQQSGETNLFITPGFPFKMVDCLITNFHLPKSTLLMLVSAFAGMDNIRKAYQHAIAQEYRFFSYGDAMFLTRL; via the coding sequence ATGCAACTCTCCGACTTCAATTACGACCTCCCTGACCGCCTAATCGCCCAAAACCCCTTGGCCGAAAGGACTGCTAGCCGCCTTCTTGAGGTGCAGGCAGGCAACCTGATCGACCGGCAATTTCTGGAAATTTTAGAACTCCTAAAACCTGGTGATTTACTGATAATGAATGACACCAAGGTAATCCCCGCTCGGCTCCATGGGAAAAAGCCTACTGGCGGCGCTATTGAGTTACTGATTGAACGTATTACCAGCACTCAACGGGCCTGGGTTCAAATCCGCGCATCGAAAGTACCCAAGCTCAACACCAGCATTCAAATCCACAATCGCCAGGGCGAGAGTTTTGAAGCCAAGGTCCTTGCTTACGATGGTCGCTTCTTTGAAATCGAATTTCCAAAAGACCTGCTCGATTTACTAGATCAATTTGGTGAGCTTCCCCTACCGCCATATATCGAACATCAACCCAATCAGGTGGATAGCAATCGATATCAAACTGTTCTTGCTAAAAATCCTGGCGCTGTTGCAGCTCCTACCGCAGGACTCCATTTTGATGAAGCGATTTTGACTAAACTCAAAGGGCGTGGTATTGAACAAGCCACCATCACTCTGCATGTTGGCGCTGGCACCTTTACTCCTGTACGAGAAGAGAACTTAAGTCTGCACAAAATGCATTCTGAGTGGTACTCCATTCCAGAGGCGACTTTACAAGCGATCAAAAAAACTCGAGATGCGGGTGGAAGGATCGTTGCAGTAGGAACAACTAGCTTGCGCACCCTAGAGAGTTTTGCGATTAGTCAACAACAATCCGGTGAAACCAATTTATTCATTACTCCAGGCTTCCCATTCAAAATGGTGGATTGCCTTATTACCAACTTTCACCTGCCTAAGTCCACCTTACTCATGCTGGTCAGTGCCTTTGCAGGCATGGACAATATTCGCAAGGCCTATCAACACGCGATTGCTCAGGAATATCGATTCTTTAGCTATGGTGATGCGATGTTCCTCACACGGCTTTAA
- the purB gene encoding adenylosuccinate lyase, giving the protein MSQPLSTLNALSPLDGRYAGKLDALRPWLSESAFMRQRVFVEIHWLLALASAGLADVPKISAADSEFLLSLPKNFSDADAQRIKEIEAVTNHDVKAVEYFLKEKVAGRPDLLKASEFIHFACTSEDINNTSHGLMLRGARDEVLLPQLQKILSVLTDLAIENAAVPLLSRTHGQPASPSTLGKELANIAKRLERAIASIAAVPLLGKMNGAVGNYNAHLSAYPDFDWEGFSRNVVEQRLGLTFNPYTIQIEPHDGMAELFDAIARANTILLDMDRDFWAYISVGYFKQRTKAGEIGSSTMPHKVNPIDFENSEGNLGVANALLRHLAEKLPISRWQRDLTDSTVLRNLGPAFGHSLLAYDSALRGLGKLEVNHAAIAADLDACWEVLAEPVQTVMRRYGIENPYEQLKELTRGKGINQADLQAFIKGLKIPEDAKTRLLEMTPASYLGKAVELTERLKK; this is encoded by the coding sequence GTGAGCCAGCCGCTTTCAACCCTTAATGCACTTTCCCCCTTAGACGGTCGTTATGCCGGAAAACTTGACGCCTTGCGCCCTTGGCTTTCTGAATCAGCCTTTATGCGTCAGCGAGTGTTTGTCGAAATTCATTGGTTATTGGCGCTGGCATCAGCTGGCTTAGCAGACGTTCCAAAAATTAGCGCCGCCGATTCTGAATTCTTGCTATCGTTACCCAAGAATTTCTCTGATGCCGATGCCCAACGGATTAAAGAAATTGAAGCGGTTACGAATCACGACGTTAAAGCAGTTGAGTATTTCTTGAAAGAAAAAGTGGCTGGTCGCCCTGATTTACTGAAAGCCAGCGAGTTTATTCACTTTGCTTGCACTTCTGAAGATATTAATAACACCTCGCATGGCTTGATGCTACGAGGGGCGCGCGATGAGGTGTTGTTGCCTCAACTCCAAAAAATACTCTCAGTCCTAACGGACTTAGCCATTGAGAATGCTGCGGTACCTTTGCTCTCGCGCACCCATGGCCAACCAGCCTCCCCAAGCACTTTGGGCAAAGAGCTGGCAAATATTGCAAAACGTTTGGAGCGAGCAATTGCAAGCATTGCTGCGGTACCTTTGCTAGGCAAGATGAATGGCGCCGTTGGAAACTACAATGCGCATCTCTCTGCTTATCCCGATTTTGATTGGGAAGGCTTTTCGCGCAATGTCGTTGAGCAGCGCTTAGGTTTGACTTTCAATCCTTACACCATTCAAATTGAGCCTCACGATGGGATGGCAGAGCTGTTTGATGCGATTGCTCGTGCGAATACGATTCTGCTCGATATGGATCGGGATTTCTGGGCCTATATTTCGGTTGGCTATTTTAAGCAACGCACTAAGGCTGGTGAAATCGGCTCATCGACCATGCCGCATAAAGTCAATCCAATTGATTTTGAAAACTCCGAAGGTAATTTGGGTGTTGCTAATGCGCTCTTGCGCCATCTGGCAGAAAAATTACCTATCTCCCGTTGGCAGCGCGATTTAACTGACTCAACTGTTCTGCGTAATCTGGGCCCTGCTTTTGGCCATAGCCTTTTGGCTTATGACAGTGCACTACGTGGCTTAGGTAAGCTAGAAGTGAATCATGCGGCTATTGCGGCTGATTTAGATGCCTGCTGGGAAGTCCTCGCTGAACCTGTTCAAACAGTCATGCGCCGTTACGGAATTGAAAACCCCTATGAGCAGTTAAAAGAGCTGACTCGTGGCAAAGGGATCAACCAAGCTGATCTCCAAGCCTTTATCAAGGGCTTAAAGATTCCCGAGGACGCGAAGACTCGTCTTTTAGAAATGACCCCAGCATCGTATTTGGGCAAGGCAGTCGAATTGACTGAACGTCTTAAAAAGTGA
- a CDS encoding 3-deoxy-D-manno-octulosonic acid transferase, with amino-acid sequence MSVQKSGRPVIWFAVYQLLWHLLLPLAFIRLAWRARHSIQYLGNLSERLGFGYTKPIATGAIWIHAVSVGETRAAQPLIEAYLARGENILLTHMTLNGRRTGKQLFASAIAAGQIHQVYLPYDLCGPVENFLKTFKPKLGLFMETEAWPTVVFRCAEIGLPLFLVNARLSQRSAKRVQSFGEAGQALFQAFTAILAQTAFDAERYRQLGVRNIDVVGNLKFDVPLDPAQLQKGQEWRSELQKERRLLVCAASTRDGEEAIILKAWKQLLLSNAFTVPPLLCLIPRHPERFADVASVIANMGLTFRKRSEWLKTPDACHQVDVLLGDSMGEMAMYYSAASLTVMGGTLLPFGGQNLIEACAAGCPVLLGKYTYNFQQAALDALQCGAAKQVEEMPLGEPLALKESLKSCLLNSEELLRMAQAAKQYAVDHQGATQNILAILDRQNHFSD; translated from the coding sequence GTGAGTGTCCAGAAGTCGGGCAGACCAGTCATCTGGTTTGCGGTTTATCAACTGCTCTGGCATTTACTGCTGCCTTTGGCTTTTATTCGTCTGGCCTGGCGTGCGCGCCATTCCATCCAATATCTGGGTAACTTATCAGAGCGCTTAGGGTTTGGTTACACAAAACCCATTGCCACCGGCGCTATTTGGATTCATGCGGTATCGGTTGGTGAGACGCGTGCCGCACAGCCATTGATTGAGGCTTATCTGGCCCGCGGTGAAAACATCCTGCTGACACATATGACTCTAAATGGACGTCGAACTGGTAAACAGTTGTTTGCATCAGCCATAGCTGCTGGTCAGATTCATCAAGTGTATTTACCTTACGATCTATGTGGGCCAGTAGAAAACTTTCTCAAAACGTTTAAGCCTAAGTTAGGTTTATTTATGGAAACCGAAGCCTGGCCAACAGTCGTATTTCGTTGTGCAGAAATTGGCTTGCCGTTATTTCTGGTGAACGCCCGCTTATCGCAACGCAGTGCAAAACGAGTGCAAAGTTTTGGTGAAGCAGGGCAGGCGCTGTTTCAGGCATTTACCGCTATCTTGGCACAAACTGCATTTGATGCAGAGCGTTATCGCCAATTGGGTGTCAGAAATATTGATGTTGTCGGTAATCTCAAGTTTGATGTGCCTTTAGATCCAGCGCAATTGCAAAAAGGTCAAGAATGGCGCAGCGAGTTACAAAAAGAGCGGCGACTTTTAGTTTGTGCCGCGAGCACGCGTGATGGCGAGGAAGCAATCATTCTCAAGGCCTGGAAACAGTTATTGCTCAGCAATGCATTTACAGTGCCACCGCTACTGTGTTTAATTCCAAGACACCCTGAACGATTTGCAGATGTTGCCAGTGTGATAGCCAATATGGGGCTCACATTTCGTAAGCGGAGTGAGTGGCTTAAGACGCCAGATGCTTGTCATCAGGTAGACGTCTTATTGGGCGACTCGATGGGTGAGATGGCAATGTACTACAGCGCAGCGAGTTTGACCGTGATGGGCGGAACCCTATTACCCTTTGGTGGACAAAACTTGATAGAAGCTTGTGCAGCAGGCTGTCCCGTTTTGTTGGGTAAGTACACCTATAACTTTCAGCAGGCAGCCTTAGATGCGCTTCAGTGTGGAGCAGCAAAGCAAGTGGAGGAGATGCCACTAGGCGAACCCTTAGCACTTAAGGAGTCACTCAAATCTTGTCTACTGAATTCTGAGGAGCTACTAAGGATGGCTCAGGCCGCTAAGCAATATGCGGTAGATCACCAAGGTGCAACGCAAAATATTCTGGCAATCTTAGATCGCCAGAATCATTTTTCTGACTAA